In Rathayibacter sp. VKM Ac-2762, one DNA window encodes the following:
- the nucS gene encoding endonuclease NucS, producing the protein MRLVIARCSVDYTGRLSAHLPLATRLLLVKADGSVLIHSDGGSYKPLNWMSPPCTLITGEPDEEARTAGVTQQWTVAHRKTGDALVVSIHEVLHDSAHELGVDPGLVKDGVESHLQRLLAEQIGLLGEGHTLVRREYMTAIGPVDILARDSSGAAVAVEIKRRGEIDGVEQLTRYLELMNRDPHLFPVTGVFAAQEIKPQARTLAEDRGIRCVVLDYEAMRGTDDSHTRLF; encoded by the coding sequence GTGCGTCTCGTCATCGCGCGCTGCTCCGTCGACTACACCGGCCGTCTCAGCGCCCACCTCCCGCTCGCCACCCGCCTCCTGCTCGTCAAGGCCGACGGGAGCGTCCTCATCCACTCCGACGGCGGCTCCTACAAGCCGCTGAACTGGATGAGCCCTCCCTGCACGCTGATCACGGGCGAGCCCGACGAGGAGGCGCGCACCGCGGGAGTGACGCAGCAGTGGACCGTCGCGCACCGCAAGACCGGCGACGCTCTCGTCGTCTCGATCCACGAGGTGCTGCACGATTCGGCGCACGAGCTCGGCGTCGATCCGGGACTCGTGAAGGACGGAGTGGAGTCGCATCTCCAGCGCCTTCTCGCCGAGCAGATCGGCCTCCTCGGAGAGGGGCACACTCTCGTCCGGCGCGAGTACATGACCGCGATCGGCCCGGTCGACATCCTCGCCCGCGATTCCTCGGGAGCCGCCGTCGCCGTCGAGATCAAGCGCCGCGGCGAGATCGACGGAGTGGAGCAGCTCACCCGCTATCTCGAGCTGATGAATCGCGATCCGCACCTCTTCCCGGTGACGGGAGTCTTCGCCGCTCAGGAGATCAAGCCGCAGGCGCGGACTCTCGCCGAGGACCGCGGAATCCGCTGCGTGGTGCTCGACTACGAGGCCATGCGCGGCACCGACGACTCCCACACGCGCCTGTTCTGA
- a CDS encoding Lsr2 family protein, whose product MAQKITLVDDIDGTLIDSGDGGTVRFSIEGANYEIDLGPDNIAELHSALEKFVSSARRVGSRPAAATSVATASKSDPKQLKAIREWANANGHPVSDRGRIPSEVQAAYQAAHK is encoded by the coding sequence GTGGCCCAGAAGATCACGCTTGTCGACGATATCGACGGAACCCTTATCGATTCCGGTGACGGCGGTACCGTCCGCTTCAGCATCGAGGGCGCCAACTACGAGATCGATCTCGGCCCCGACAACATCGCCGAGCTCCACTCGGCGCTCGAGAAGTTCGTCTCGAGCGCCCGCCGCGTCGGCTCGCGCCCCGCGGCCGCCACGAGCGTCGCGACCGCCTCCAAGAGCGACCCCAAGCAGCTCAAGGCCATCCGCGAGTGGGCGAACGCCAACGGCCACCCCGTCTCCGACCGCGGACGCATCCCCTCCGAGGTCCAGGCCGCCTACCAGGCCGCCCACAAGTAG
- a CDS encoding SseB family protein — protein sequence MARRGGPPARPARPGPYRNAEAREALEALVAAPTAEAVDRLLEACLDGSLVVDVTGSQPGGVPHVRTVATTTGEQVLPLFTSTDEVRTAVPRQQHPRVQMLVLPGREAFALIRTADFVAVQLDPGSIAQVVTRSFVERALDAERP from the coding sequence ATGGCACGACGAGGCGGACCCCCTGCACGCCCGGCGCGACCCGGTCCGTACCGCAATGCGGAGGCTCGGGAAGCACTGGAGGCGCTCGTCGCCGCTCCCACCGCCGAGGCCGTCGACCGGCTGCTCGAGGCCTGCCTCGACGGCTCCCTCGTGGTCGACGTCACGGGCTCCCAGCCCGGAGGCGTGCCGCACGTCCGCACCGTCGCGACGACCACCGGGGAGCAGGTCCTGCCGCTGTTCACCTCCACGGACGAGGTGCGCACCGCGGTCCCCCGGCAGCAGCATCCGCGGGTGCAGATGCTGGTCCTCCCCGGACGCGAGGCCTTCGCGCTGATCCGCACCGCCGACTTCGTCGCCGTGCAGCTCGACCCCGGCTCGATCGCCCAGGTCGTCACCCGTTCGTTCGTCGAACGGGCTCTGGACGCCGAACGGCCGTAG
- a CDS encoding HAD hydrolase-like protein, whose amino-acid sequence MSDTTLAATGLDARAGTWSCILFDLDGTITDSAPGITGTLVETFVELGRPVPAPAELLAYVGPPLLEAFRELGGMTVEEAQAALVVYRRRYNAGGLFDSSVYPGLPEVLARIAEAGVPLSLATSKPESAATRILEHYGLAQYFTVICGASEDEVRSAKADVVEEALRRLRELGVDLSAPVMVGDREHDVQGAAAHGVPTIMVEWGYGSPLEAVGTIALVSGAEELADLLLP is encoded by the coding sequence ATGTCCGACACGACCCTCGCCGCCACCGGCCTCGACGCGCGCGCCGGCACCTGGTCCTGCATCCTCTTCGACCTCGACGGCACGATCACCGACTCGGCCCCCGGCATCACCGGCACCCTCGTCGAGACCTTCGTCGAGCTGGGCCGCCCCGTGCCCGCTCCGGCCGAGCTGCTGGCCTACGTCGGCCCTCCGCTGCTCGAGGCGTTCCGCGAGCTCGGCGGGATGACCGTCGAGGAGGCGCAGGCGGCGCTCGTGGTCTACCGCCGCCGCTACAACGCGGGCGGGCTGTTCGACTCCTCGGTCTACCCGGGGCTGCCCGAGGTGCTCGCGCGCATCGCCGAGGCCGGCGTGCCGCTCTCGCTCGCGACCTCGAAGCCGGAGTCGGCGGCCACGCGCATCCTCGAGCACTACGGACTGGCGCAGTACTTCACGGTGATCTGCGGCGCCTCCGAGGACGAGGTCCGCAGCGCCAAGGCCGACGTCGTGGAGGAGGCGCTGCGCCGGCTCCGCGAGCTCGGCGTCGACCTCTCGGCGCCGGTGATGGTGGGCGACCGCGAGCACGACGTGCAGGGCGCCGCCGCCCACGGCGTGCCGACGATCATGGTCGAGTGGGGCTACGGATCGCCGCTCGAGGCGGTCGGGACGATCGCGCTGGTGTCCGGTGCCGAGGAGCTCGCGGACCTCCTGCTCCCGTGA
- a CDS encoding LysM domain-containing protein — translation MRRTVIGATALAGVLALAGCSAPAPAPTVTVTVFATATPTPVPDPTVTAALPQATATVFAPVPEATVTFTPNATPDIPETAFAVDNGAVPGANGEPTRDGEGDIVSYTVVQGDTFFDIAQRFGIPVQQLLRMNPTIAGAGEAVYINAVIDLDASTLG, via the coding sequence ATGCGCAGGACGGTCATCGGAGCGACGGCACTGGCCGGTGTGCTCGCGCTCGCGGGGTGCTCGGCGCCCGCTCCGGCTCCCACGGTCACGGTCACCGTGTTCGCCACTGCGACGCCGACCCCGGTGCCGGACCCGACCGTCACGGCGGCGCTCCCGCAGGCGACGGCCACGGTCTTCGCGCCGGTCCCCGAGGCGACGGTCACCTTCACGCCGAACGCGACGCCGGACATCCCCGAGACCGCCTTCGCGGTCGACAACGGCGCGGTTCCCGGGGCGAACGGCGAGCCGACCCGCGATGGGGAGGGGGACATCGTGAGCTACACCGTGGTGCAGGGCGACACGTTCTTCGACATCGCGCAGCGCTTCGGGATCCCGGTGCAGCAGCTGCTCCGGATGAACCCGACGATCGCCGGGGCCGGCGAGGCGGTCTACATCAATGCAGTCATCGACCTCGACGCGAGCACGCTGGGCTGA
- a CDS encoding MarR family transcriptional regulator, with protein sequence MSDTSLRSGAGYWYPDESSTRRAVEVLSAMRTYRVSEVSMRRRTRERMAMGETDLIAIQYLLRQQRKGELVTGKDLASHLSISSASTTVLIDRLVRSGHLVRKPNPTDRRGIVVEATVDSDDEVRATLQEMHRRMLEIAEDLDAPEAEVVVNFLRRMSAAVDQIDAEHGDGHDTDEADPAEPSAAK encoded by the coding sequence ATGAGCGACACGAGCCTGCGGAGCGGCGCCGGGTACTGGTACCCGGACGAGTCGTCCACCCGCCGCGCTGTCGAGGTGCTGAGCGCGATGCGCACGTACCGCGTCTCCGAGGTCTCGATGCGCCGCCGCACGCGTGAGCGGATGGCGATGGGCGAGACGGACCTGATCGCCATCCAGTACCTGCTCCGCCAGCAGCGCAAGGGCGAGCTGGTGACCGGCAAGGACCTGGCCTCGCACCTCTCCATCTCGTCCGCGTCGACCACGGTCCTCATCGACCGCCTGGTCCGCAGCGGCCACCTCGTGCGCAAGCCCAACCCGACCGACCGGCGCGGGATCGTCGTGGAGGCGACCGTCGACAGCGACGACGAGGTGCGCGCCACGCTCCAGGAGATGCACCGCCGGATGCTCGAGATCGCCGAGGACCTGGACGCCCCCGAGGCCGAGGTCGTCGTCAACTTCCTCCGCCGGATGAGCGCGGCCGTCGACCAGATCGACGCGGAGCACGGCGACGGGCACGATACGGACGAAGCCGACCCGGCGGAACCCTCCGCGGCGAAATAG
- a CDS encoding ABC-F family ATP-binding cassette domain-containing protein, which yields MTATLVAKGLSGGYAHRTLFDGLDLTVAPGDVVGVVGANGAGKSTLLRILAGETAPLEGSVVLSPGDAFVGWLPQEHERREGETVAGYIARRTGCAEASAELDAAASALADPDPDGSIADRYALALDRWLASGAADLDERTPVVLADLGLSLGAAAASSTMTSLSGGQAARVGLAALLLSRFDVVLLDEPTNDLDLDGLERLEAFVRGLRGGAVLVSHDREFLARSVTRVLELDLAQGTNRVYGGGYDAFLEERETARRQRREKYEDFAEQKADLVSRARTQREWSSQGVRNAMKKAPDNDKIRRKASAESSEKQAQKVRQMESRIARLEEVEEPRKEWQLAFTIGSAPRSSSVVSTLNGAVARRGAFTLGPVSLQVDAGDRIGITGPNGAGKSTLLSLLLGRAEPEEGGASLGASVAIGEIDQARGMLAAEVPLADAFEALVPEWPTAEVRTLLAKFGLKADHVGRRVSELSPGERTRAALALLQARGTNLLVLDEPTNHLDLVAIEQLEEALEAYEGTLLLVTHDRRMLETVQLTRHWHVEAGVVTEA from the coding sequence GTGACCGCCACCCTCGTCGCCAAGGGCCTCTCCGGAGGCTATGCGCACCGCACCCTGTTCGACGGACTCGACCTGACGGTCGCCCCCGGGGACGTGGTGGGCGTCGTCGGGGCGAACGGAGCCGGCAAGTCGACGCTCCTGCGCATCCTCGCGGGCGAGACGGCTCCGCTCGAGGGCTCCGTCGTGCTCTCGCCGGGCGACGCCTTCGTCGGCTGGCTGCCGCAGGAGCACGAGCGCCGCGAGGGCGAGACCGTCGCCGGCTACATCGCGCGCCGCACCGGCTGCGCCGAGGCCTCCGCCGAGCTCGACGCCGCCGCCTCCGCCCTGGCCGACCCCGATCCCGACGGCTCGATCGCGGACCGGTACGCCCTCGCGCTCGACCGCTGGCTCGCGAGCGGCGCGGCCGACCTCGACGAGCGCACCCCGGTCGTCCTGGCCGACCTGGGCCTGTCGCTCGGCGCCGCGGCCGCCTCCTCGACGATGACCTCCCTCTCCGGCGGGCAGGCGGCGCGGGTCGGCCTCGCGGCGCTGCTGCTCTCGCGCTTCGACGTGGTGCTGCTCGACGAGCCGACCAACGACCTCGACCTCGACGGCCTGGAGCGCCTGGAGGCCTTCGTCCGCGGGCTCCGCGGCGGCGCGGTCCTCGTGAGCCACGATCGCGAGTTCCTCGCCCGCAGCGTCACCCGCGTGCTCGAGCTCGATCTCGCGCAGGGCACCAACCGGGTCTACGGAGGCGGCTACGACGCGTTCCTGGAGGAGCGCGAGACCGCGCGCCGCCAGCGCCGCGAGAAGTACGAGGACTTCGCCGAGCAGAAGGCCGACCTGGTCTCCCGCGCCCGCACCCAGCGGGAGTGGTCGAGCCAGGGCGTGCGCAACGCGATGAAGAAGGCCCCCGACAACGACAAGATCCGCCGCAAGGCCTCGGCGGAGTCGAGCGAGAAGCAGGCGCAGAAGGTGCGCCAGATGGAGAGCCGGATCGCGCGGCTCGAGGAGGTCGAGGAGCCGCGCAAGGAGTGGCAGCTCGCCTTCACGATCGGCAGCGCCCCGCGCTCGAGCTCGGTCGTCTCGACGCTGAACGGCGCGGTCGCCCGCCGCGGCGCCTTCACGCTCGGGCCGGTGTCGCTCCAGGTCGACGCGGGCGACCGGATCGGCATCACCGGGCCCAACGGCGCCGGCAAGTCGACGCTGCTGTCGCTCCTCCTCGGCCGCGCCGAGCCGGAGGAGGGCGGCGCCTCCCTCGGAGCGAGCGTGGCGATCGGCGAGATCGATCAGGCCCGCGGGATGCTCGCCGCCGAGGTGCCGCTCGCGGACGCGTTCGAGGCGCTGGTGCCCGAGTGGCCGACCGCCGAGGTCCGCACGCTGCTGGCGAAGTTCGGGCTGAAGGCCGATCATGTCGGCCGCCGCGTCAGCGAGCTCTCGCCGGGCGAGCGGACGCGAGCCGCCCTGGCACTCCTCCAGGCCCGCGGCACGAACCTCCTGGTGCTCGACGAGCCGACCAACCACCTCGACCTCGTCGCCATCGAGCAGCTGGAGGAGGCGCTCGAGGCGTACGAGGGCACGCTGCTGCTGGTCACCCACGACCGGCGGATGCTCGAGACGGTGCAGCTGACGCGGCACTGGCACGTCGAGGCGGGCGTCGTCACGGAGGCGTGA
- a CDS encoding YciI family protein, with the protein MKYMLIMRATDAAKEAYASIPFDEIITRMGQYNEAMIEAGVLLSGDGLADDVASSGFVVDFSSEPPTVVDGAYGPTESLFNGFWIIGVDSKEQAREWALRCPLVPGNRLEVRRITDESDFAEFADNEYVQKEAGWREDEAARASGD; encoded by the coding sequence ATGAAGTACATGCTGATCATGCGCGCGACCGATGCGGCGAAGGAGGCCTACGCCTCCATCCCGTTCGACGAGATCATCACCCGGATGGGGCAGTACAACGAGGCGATGATCGAGGCGGGCGTGCTGCTCTCGGGCGACGGCCTGGCCGACGACGTCGCCTCCTCCGGCTTCGTGGTCGACTTCTCCTCCGAGCCGCCGACCGTCGTCGACGGCGCCTACGGCCCGACCGAGTCGCTCTTCAACGGCTTCTGGATCATCGGGGTCGACTCGAAGGAGCAGGCCCGCGAGTGGGCGCTGCGCTGCCCGCTGGTGCCCGGCAACCGCCTCGAGGTGCGCCGGATCACCGACGAGAGCGACTTCGCGGAGTTCGCCGACAACGAGTACGTGCAGAAGGAGGCCGGCTGGCGCGAGGACGAGGCGGCCCGCGCCTCCGGGGACTGA
- a CDS encoding antitoxin, producing MVDLGGLADKAKNAASSDKGEELTDKGLDKAGDAADSATGGKFAGQVDKAQEAGDQHVGND from the coding sequence ATGGTGGATCTCGGAGGACTCGCGGACAAGGCGAAGAACGCCGCGAGCAGCGACAAGGGCGAGGAGCTGACCGACAAGGGACTCGACAAGGCGGGCGACGCCGCCGACTCCGCGACCGGCGGGAAGTTCGCCGGGCAGGTCGACAAGGCCCAGGAGGCCGGCGACCAGCACGTCGGCAACGACTGA
- the mtnN gene encoding 5'-methylthioadenosine/S-adenosylhomocysteine nucleosidase codes for MSTAIVLVAMDEEAAPFLVAASRASEPRAVGNALQWELELDSRAVLLVRTGIGLVNAAGGLTAAILREAGERPLVVSAGTAGGLGADVRVGEVVIGAEYVQTDADARAFGYALGQVPGMPARYSGDDAALAAELELPEGPEVRRGVIVSSDVFVSSAHVDRVRSDFPGALATDMESVALAQTAHVHGLPFVSVRGISDLCAPGEFEAHVDDAADRSVAVVRALLVELGVRD; via the coding sequence GTGAGCACGGCGATCGTCCTGGTCGCGATGGACGAGGAGGCCGCGCCGTTCCTCGTCGCCGCGTCCAGAGCCTCCGAGCCGCGCGCCGTCGGCAACGCGCTGCAGTGGGAGCTCGAGCTCGACTCCCGCGCGGTGCTGCTCGTCCGCACCGGCATCGGCCTCGTCAACGCGGCCGGCGGTCTCACCGCAGCGATCCTTCGGGAGGCCGGCGAGCGGCCGCTCGTGGTGAGCGCGGGGACCGCCGGCGGCCTGGGCGCCGACGTCCGCGTGGGCGAGGTCGTGATCGGCGCCGAGTACGTGCAGACCGACGCCGATGCGCGGGCGTTCGGCTACGCGCTCGGGCAGGTCCCGGGGATGCCCGCCCGTTACTCCGGGGACGACGCGGCGCTCGCCGCGGAGCTCGAGCTGCCCGAGGGGCCGGAGGTGCGCCGCGGCGTGATCGTCTCGAGCGACGTCTTCGTCTCCAGCGCCCACGTGGACCGCGTGCGGAGCGACTTCCCCGGCGCGCTCGCCACCGACATGGAGTCGGTCGCGCTCGCGCAGACGGCGCACGTGCACGGGCTGCCGTTCGTCTCGGTCCGCGGGATCTCGGACCTCTGCGCCCCCGGCGAGTTCGAGGCGCACGTCGACGACGCGGCCGATCGCTCCGTCGCCGTGGTGCGGGCGCTGCTCGTCGAGCTCGGCGTCCGGGACTGA
- a CDS encoding S-ribosylhomocysteine lyase, whose protein sequence is MNVESFNLDHRTVAAPYVRLADAKTLPGGDHLVKYDVRFTQPNRGHLEMPTVHSLEHLFAEKSRNHSDRVIDFSPMGCQTGFYLLLSGEPELAEVLGLVEATLQDITEADEVPAANETQCGWGANHSLEGAQEAARTFLAHRSEWETVTA, encoded by the coding sequence ATGAACGTCGAGTCGTTCAACCTCGACCACCGCACCGTCGCCGCGCCGTACGTGCGCCTCGCCGACGCGAAGACGCTGCCCGGAGGCGACCACCTCGTCAAGTACGACGTGCGCTTCACCCAGCCCAACCGCGGGCACCTCGAGATGCCCACCGTGCACTCGCTCGAGCACCTGTTCGCCGAGAAGTCCCGCAACCACTCCGACCGCGTGATCGACTTCTCGCCGATGGGCTGCCAGACCGGCTTCTACCTGCTCCTCTCGGGCGAGCCCGAGCTCGCCGAGGTGCTCGGACTGGTCGAGGCGACGCTCCAGGACATCACCGAGGCCGACGAGGTCCCGGCCGCCAACGAGACCCAGTGCGGCTGGGGCGCCAACCACTCCCTCGAGGGGGCGCAGGAGGCGGCGCGCACGTTCCTCGCGCACCGCTCGGAGTGGGAGACGGTCACCGCGTGA
- a CDS encoding sugar phosphate isomerase/epimerase, with product MTRIGVQAMMLKDAFASAGAFATLREVRAIGYRSVEISQIPLTAATVAELQRARDELGVEIAAISAGLAPGDSPGAALEGGLAGIVADARALGTRTVRIGMLPASAAASPAALLDFADRCQAAAARLRDDGLRLLLHNHHHEFARHGGRLLLDVVADRAPLLGLELDVHWVQRGGLDPVTTLRRYGERVALVHLKDYRVGPPADMSGGWSVHAFTSNVQFAEVGEGNLDFPGIIGTSLALGVEHLLVEQDERYGRSALDCLRTSHVNLVAMGFSDLF from the coding sequence GTGACCAGGATCGGCGTGCAGGCGATGATGCTGAAGGACGCGTTCGCCTCGGCGGGCGCCTTCGCGACGCTCCGGGAGGTCCGAGCGATCGGCTACCGGTCGGTGGAGATCTCGCAGATCCCGCTGACGGCGGCCACCGTGGCCGAGCTGCAGCGGGCGCGGGACGAGCTCGGCGTCGAGATCGCGGCGATCTCGGCGGGCCTGGCACCGGGGGACTCCCCGGGCGCCGCGCTCGAGGGCGGGCTCGCCGGGATCGTCGCCGACGCCCGCGCGCTCGGCACGCGCACGGTCCGGATCGGCATGCTGCCCGCCTCCGCGGCGGCCTCGCCGGCCGCTCTGCTCGATTTCGCCGACCGCTGCCAGGCCGCCGCGGCGAGGCTCCGCGACGACGGGCTGCGGCTGCTGCTCCACAACCACCACCACGAGTTCGCGCGGCACGGCGGCCGCCTCCTGCTCGACGTCGTCGCCGACCGGGCTCCGCTGCTGGGGCTCGAGCTCGACGTGCACTGGGTGCAGCGGGGCGGGCTCGATCCCGTGACGACGCTGCGCCGGTACGGGGAGCGCGTCGCCCTGGTGCACCTGAAGGACTACCGGGTCGGGCCGCCCGCCGACATGTCCGGCGGGTGGTCCGTGCACGCCTTCACCTCGAACGTGCAGTTCGCCGAGGTGGGGGAGGGAAACCTCGACTTCCCGGGGATCATCGGGACGAGCCTCGCGCTCGGCGTCGAGCACCTCCTCGTCGAGCAGGACGAGCGCTACGGGCGGAGCGCGCTCGACTGCCTGCGGACCTCGCACGTGAACCTCGTCGCGATGGGGTTCTCGGACCTGTTCTGA
- a CDS encoding sugar phosphate isomerase/epimerase family protein, which translates to MTTAPATPAPATTAPANPAPWTLSGFGDEIDPDPVVQVAVLRALGAHSIEVRSAWGRNVVDLDDERLARLAAVLERGGQSVSAVASPIGKVDVALDPELEVARLDRVIRAAHALSTPSIRVFSFYRGEGVPVESIRDDVLLRMRRLADRAEREGVVLLHENEKDIYGDVPERILDLVESVGSPALRLAWDNANFVQCGVRPFDDGWTALRPYVDYLQVKDAVAATGTVVPAGEGDGQLRETLTALRDDGWTGVASLEPHLAITDAFGGFSGPESFGVAARAFRGLASSLGIDLR; encoded by the coding sequence GTGACCACCGCACCCGCGACCCCCGCACCCGCGACCACCGCACCCGCGAACCCCGCACCCTGGACCCTCTCCGGCTTCGGCGACGAGATCGACCCCGACCCGGTCGTCCAGGTCGCCGTCCTCCGAGCGCTCGGCGCGCACAGCATCGAGGTGCGCAGCGCCTGGGGCCGGAACGTCGTCGACCTCGACGACGAGCGCCTCGCCCGCCTGGCCGCCGTGCTCGAGCGCGGCGGCCAGTCCGTCTCGGCCGTCGCCTCGCCCATCGGCAAGGTCGACGTCGCCCTCGACCCCGAGCTCGAGGTGGCGCGCCTCGACCGCGTCATCCGCGCCGCGCACGCCCTCAGCACACCGAGCATCCGCGTCTTCTCGTTCTACCGGGGCGAGGGAGTGCCGGTCGAGAGCATCCGCGACGACGTCCTGCTGCGCATGCGCAGGCTCGCCGACCGCGCCGAGCGCGAGGGCGTGGTGCTGCTGCACGAGAACGAGAAGGACATCTACGGCGACGTCCCCGAGCGGATCCTCGACCTGGTCGAGTCCGTCGGCTCGCCCGCCCTGCGCCTCGCCTGGGACAACGCGAACTTCGTGCAGTGCGGGGTGCGGCCCTTCGACGACGGCTGGACGGCGCTGCGGCCCTACGTCGACTACCTGCAGGTGAAGGACGCGGTGGCCGCGACCGGCACCGTGGTGCCCGCCGGCGAGGGCGACGGCCAGCTGCGCGAGACGCTCACCGCCCTGCGCGACGACGGCTGGACGGGCGTCGCCTCGCTGGAGCCGCACCTCGCGATCACGGACGCCTTCGGCGGATTCTCCGGCCCCGAGTCGTTCGGAGTGGCCGCTCGAGCCTTCCGGGGGCTCGCCTCCTCGCTCGGGATCGACCTGCGATGA
- a CDS encoding Gfo/Idh/MocA family oxidoreductase, protein MTVRAAVIGCGDISSVHLAAIGTAPGAELVAVCDTDPGRLAAAAERHAVPGFPEAVRMLDSVRPDVVHVCTPHSTHAALAVAALDRGVAVLLEKPLASSVAEGEQVIAAAERGGARIGVCFQNRYNPPVQRLRELLASGSLGAVTGAAATVLWHRTPGYYLDRPWRGMRAEGGGGMLMNQAIHTVDLLQWLLGDVVTVSGSASTRLLPIEVEDTADLVLSHASGARSVLYATVANAWDEPVELRLRTERATVSLRGALTVRRDDGSVEVVPDTERRSGGRSYWGASHELLVHDFYARLSEDGPFWISPREAARSLAIVQAAYAPSAPARIPHSTPNEGLLP, encoded by the coding sequence ATGACCGTCCGCGCGGCGGTGATCGGCTGCGGCGACATCTCCTCCGTCCACCTCGCGGCGATCGGCACCGCACCCGGCGCGGAGCTGGTGGCGGTCTGCGACACCGACCCGGGCCGGCTCGCCGCGGCCGCCGAGAGGCACGCGGTGCCGGGCTTCCCCGAGGCGGTCCGGATGCTCGACTCCGTCCGCCCCGACGTCGTGCACGTCTGCACTCCGCACAGCACGCACGCCGCGCTGGCGGTCGCGGCCCTGGACCGCGGCGTCGCGGTGCTCCTCGAGAAGCCGCTCGCCTCCTCCGTCGCCGAGGGCGAGCAGGTGATCGCCGCGGCCGAGCGGGGCGGAGCGCGCATCGGCGTCTGCTTCCAGAACCGCTACAACCCGCCCGTGCAGCGCCTCCGCGAGCTGCTGGCGTCCGGCTCCCTGGGTGCCGTGACAGGTGCGGCCGCGACCGTGCTCTGGCACCGCACTCCCGGCTACTACCTCGACCGCCCCTGGCGCGGGATGCGGGCCGAGGGCGGCGGCGGGATGCTGATGAACCAGGCGATCCACACCGTCGACCTCCTGCAGTGGCTCCTCGGCGACGTGGTCACGGTGAGCGGCTCCGCCTCCACGCGCCTGCTTCCGATCGAGGTCGAGGACACCGCCGACCTGGTGCTCAGCCACGCCTCCGGCGCGCGCAGCGTCCTCTACGCGACCGTGGCGAACGCGTGGGACGAGCCGGTCGAGCTCCGCCTGCGCACCGAGCGCGCCACCGTCTCGCTGCGCGGTGCCCTCACCGTGCGGCGCGACGACGGATCCGTCGAGGTCGTCCCGGACACGGAGCGCCGATCCGGCGGGCGCTCGTACTGGGGCGCCTCGCACGAGCTGCTCGTGCACGACTTCTACGCCCGCCTCAGCGAGGACGGGCCCTTCTGGATCTCGCCCCGCGAGGCGGCGAGGTCGCTCGCGATCGTCCAGGCCGCGTACGCCCCGAGCGCGCCCGCGCGGATCCCCCACTCCACCCCGAACGAAGGACTCCTCCCATGA